In one window of Episyrphus balteatus chromosome 3, idEpiBalt1.1, whole genome shotgun sequence DNA:
- the LOC129915833 gene encoding serine protease snake-like codes for MSCKSLLFVIIRFQVLLLTLFCGDCQTLNTTSIFNISHSSLYPISLNNDYQSQVFYITGGKPSYYREFPFMAALGWFNDTGGLNYHGGGMVISPRMILTAAHCVYKNGKLPDSVFIGGDPLSKVTATNFFSIYGVVNVTVFPEYTSSLAYDDIAILELNERTWYPPVCLWNCEDLNTADATAIGYGLTEFAGMGSEELLKVNLTIFSPEYCEPFFKRQRKFKLGLSDAHICAGDKDGVKDTCQGDSGGPLIIQQNGQNFAIGITSSGQACSGFPPAIYTRIQPYIEWITSVLEERGESLVDCPCPIKDQNIRHDRNKND; via the exons ATGAGTTGCAAATCATTATTATTTGTGATAATTCGATTTCAAGTTTTGTTATTAACATTATTTTGTGGTGATTGTCAAACATTAAACACAACttcaatatttaatatttcacATAGTTCATTGTACCCGATATCTTTGAACAATGATTATCAATCTCAAG tattttatatcACCGGAGGAAAACCATCATACTATAGAGAGTTTCCATTTATG gcTGCTCTAGGATGGTTCAACGATACCGGAGGGTTAAATTATCATGGAGGTGGAATGGTGATAAGTCCGAGAATGATCTTAACCGCTGCGCattgtgtttacaaaaatgg CAAACTTCCCGACTCTGTTTTTATTGGAGGAGACCCACTTTCAAAAGTTACagcaaccaattttttttcgatttatggAGTAGTAAATGTGACAGTTTTCCCAGAATACACTTCAAGTCTAGCATATGACGATATTGCAATATTGGAATTAAACGAACGCACATG GTATCCACCTGTTTGTTTATGGAACTGTGAAGATCTCAATACCGCCGATGCCACGGCTATTGGATATGGTCTAACAGAATTTG ctggaATGGGATCCGAAGAGTTATTAAAAGTTAATTTGACCATATTTTCGCCTGAATACTGTGAACCATTTTTTAAACGacaaagaaaattcaaattagGACTTTCAGATGCTCATATTTGTGCTGGTGATAAAGATGGAGTAAAAGACACGTGTCAG GGTGACTCTGGTGGACCTCTTATTATTCAACAAaacggtcaaaattttgctATCGGAATAACATCTTCCGGACAAGCCTGTTCTGGATTTCCGCCAGCGATTTATACGAGAATCCAACCATACATAGAATGGATAACTAGTGTGCTTGAAGAACGAGGGGAGTCCTTAGTAGACTGTCCTTGTCCCATAAAGGATCAAAATATTAGGCATGacagaaataaaaatgattaa
- the LOC129915839 gene encoding serine protease snake-like encodes MGSEHLLKVNLTIFPSEYCAPFFKRQRKFKSGLTDSQICAGDRDGNKDTCQGDSGGPLLTKHNGRNFAIGVTSSGQACSGFPPAIYTKIQPYLGWIRKVLDGRGESLLECDCDLKDQNFAEGGLLAMAIEKILGWK; translated from the exons ATGGGATCGGAGCATCTGTTAAAAGTCAACTTGACCATATTTCCATCTGAATATTGTGCACCTTTTTTCAAACGACAAAGAAAATTCAAATCAGGACTTACAGATTCTCAAATCTGTGCTGGTGATAGAGATGGAAATAAAGACACATGTCAG gGTGACTCTGGTGGACCACTTCTTACTAAACATAACGGTCGAAATTTTGCTATCGGCGTAACATCTTCCGGGCAAGCCTGTTCCGGATTTCCACCAgcaatttatacaaaaattcagCCATACTTAGGATGGATAAGAAAAGTGCTTGACGGACGAGGAGAGTCCTTACTAGAATGTGATTGCGACTTAAAGGATCAAAATTTTGCTGAGGGTGGACTTCTTGCAATggcaatagaaaaaatattgggATGGAAATga
- the LOC129915837 gene encoding uncharacterized protein LOC129915837 — MSSSVHQIGSLCEDCLQFGLTNYLKPFYINLDEQIIKCESSQCMFPYLRKSIITDLTNSKPSENSVFLDEFFEQSLQQINEVPAKSEILKCHTKVEKDPTDPFDFSAIFMDHPIKTEIKEKPLIVVKQEQIVPPPVFVLESKVIKNSWKTQDSKPVIKTVMPQKSRISRCLSDVKSNSKLLNGKRKAVGERIEPVLVVEPHSGKSMRPLDLIKRYIKNK; from the coding sequence atgtcATCGTCAGTTCATCAAATTGGATCTTTGTGCGAAGATTGCCTACAATTTGGCTTAACAAACTATCTAAAACCTTTCTACATCAATTTAGATGAACAAATTATCAAATGTGAAAGTTCCCAATGTATGTTTCCTTATCTACGAAAATCTATAATAACTGATTTAACCAATTCCAAACCATCAGAAAACTCAGTCTTTTTGGATGAATTCTTTGAGCAAAGCTTACAACAAATCAATGAAGTACCCGCCAAATCGGAAATACTCAAATGTCACACAAAAGTTGAAAAAGATCCAACAGATCCATTTGATTTCTCTGCCATATTCATGGATCATCCAATAAAAACCGAAATCAAAGAGAAACCTTTGATTGTTGTTAAACAAGAACAAATTGTTCCGCCTCCAGTTTTTGTATTGGAATCGAAAGTTATAAAGAATTCATGGAAGACTCAAGATTCTAAGCCAGTTATTAAAACAGTAATGCCTCAAAAATCTAGAATTTCTAGATGTTTGTCAGACGTTAagtcaaattcaaaattattgaatGGCAAAAGAAAAGCCGTCGGTGAAAGAATCGAACCAGTTCTTGTGGTCGAACCGCACAGTGGCAAGTCTATGAGACCATTAGATTTGATTAAACGTTATATTAAGAATAAATGA
- the LOC129915840 gene encoding mitochondrial import receptor subunit TOM7 homolog: protein MGLSPGAKERLESVFDVTKTVFHWGFIPMVLYLGFRKGAEPGMPPLSILSLLWQ from the exons ATGGGTCTTTCGCCAGGAGCTAAGGAACGTTTAGAATCTGTTTTCGATGTCACCAAAACAGTATTCCATTGGGGATTCATTCCAATGGTTCTCTATTTAG gtTTCCGAAAAGGAGCTGAACCTGGCATGCCCCCGCTTTCAATTTTAAGTCTTCTCTGGCAGTAA